A window of Phyllobacterium sp. T1293 contains these coding sequences:
- the rpmB gene encoding 50S ribosomal protein L28: MSRTCELTAKSVQYGNNVSHANNRTRRRFLPNLCHVTLISEALGQSFRLRVSAHALRTVEHRGGLDAFLNKADEKELSQRARLLKRQIAKKSAEAPVAA; the protein is encoded by the coding sequence ATGTCCCGCACATGTGAATTGACCGCTAAATCGGTACAGTACGGCAACAATGTGAGCCACGCGAACAACAGAACGCGCCGCCGCTTCCTGCCAAACCTGTGCCACGTTACGCTGATCTCCGAAGCTCTCGGTCAGAGCTTCCGTCTGCGTGTTTCGGCCCATGCCCTGCGCACCGTTGAACATCGCGGTGGTCTGGATGCATTCTTGAACAAGGCTGACGAGAAGGAGCTGTCACAGCGTGCCCGCCTCCTGAAGCGCCAGATTGCCAAGAAGTCGGCTGAAGCGCCTGTTGCTGCCTGA